In Lytechinus variegatus isolate NC3 chromosome 13, Lvar_3.0, whole genome shotgun sequence, the DNA window TCTGTTTTGGTGGAGCTCGTCGTGGAGAGGATAGCTCATGGATCGAATCATCAAACATACTTGAATTTATATTGaaggttgatgatgataatgctatAATATCATCCATTATGCCTTGCAAAACCAAGGGTGAGTTAATTTCCATAGCTTTTATATATGCACCgtttttataattattgtacATGAATGATGTTTTGcctgttttttattattaagatGAAGATTGTATAtgtaaaataatgtacaaacaAGGTGATTTCCAACTGCTAGTATGTtggatatgaaataaatcattttcacactttgcattctttattcattcacattttcttctgCTTAGTGTTTGAACTGTTTTTCTCAGCTCATTCCATTCCGTTCCAAAAGCATTCAGGTTCATAATCATGTTTAGTAGTATGGAATTTGTATGTTTCATTAGTTATTTTGCAAGACATTATTAACAATCTTCTCAAGTCTCTCACGCACTTACTCCATCTttcaatttcatcttcgttattTCATACTCATAATTCATCACAAACGGCTATATAGTTTAGCAGTTTCAAACATGCAAAAGAGTTACACAAATTTAAACAAACAAGGTTAAGACTTTTGATATGAATGAATAACGCCTTGATGTTACAATTTATTCAACAGGTGGGACACTACCCCCATTACAGTCAGCAGCTGTGATTGAATACAACGGGCGTTTCCTTGTATGGGGAGGACTTGACCTCGCCCATTATGAATGTAGGGATGACTTGATCATATTAGAAAAAATGGAAGGGACTTCCCAAGGCCGGGCAACACCCTCAACAACTTTTGATGTTACGTATGTACAGACAAGAAAAAATATGGTACCATCAAGAAGAGGGGCCATCTTGGATGAACAAACAGGGACAGTACCTCAAGGTAAACATGAacttataaaaatatgaaacacatTTAAAGAAAGAAACTGTTAGAGGGttttcatttgtctcgcaatctactatggtcaacaaggaaattcgtgatcactctcgcaaaaagtgttcactggctttctaggaaattcgtgatcactctcgcaaaaagtgttcactagcttacaagttcacaagctttcgagtgccgctgcaactctttatcaagtgacgaaaattgtccgatatcgtactctatttatactagtctccaagaccgtacgcacaaacgcgagaacaataggtgggcactgatccgttgtgtgattggtcaggagttatgcaaataagccgggggtatatgcaaatacgccgtgggtcggcaatatgcaaatgagaccaaaattggcaggctcgctagtttcccgtgggcgggggttgactAGCTGAGCGGTCCTTCGATTGGGGCCGGGAACGATCGGGtcggcgtgcactgccaggtaagggggtattgtgctgtcggatggttcgcatccagaaatcggggatgtcgatcccgctgtctctgttgaagttgttaggacaaagacgtatactaatagcctccttaatcctgcgtgtataccaatgtctttctttggcaatgcaatgtacaccctcccaatctgggtggtgttgcttctcccaagcatgttctgccacCGCGGATGTGTCGGTTCGCTGTAACCGAACATCGCGCTTGTGTTCAGAAATGCGTTCAACTATCGGTCGGGCTGTCTCTCCGGTGTAAGACCCGTCACATCCCTGGCAAGGAATGTTGTATACTACGCCATCACGTCTGTGATCAGGGATAGGGTCTTTGGGGCGTACAAGCTGTTTGCGTAAGGTGGTGTCCGAGCGGAAAACCGTTCGGATACTGTGACCTTCTAATCGGCGTTTAAGTTGTTGTGAAAGGCCATCTATGTATGGCAAGACTGTACAAGTCTTGAAAACCTTCTGATCCCTTGGTggttgttttttcttgaaagtgttcTTGATAAAATGGCGTGGGTAGCCGTTGCTGTATAAGGCGCCACGTATGTGTGCTTTCTTTCGGGAGTTCAGGCGGGTGAGTTATAATACGTGCTGCTCTGTCGAACAGACATTTAACAAGACCCTTCTTGACCGATTTGTCGTGATGAGAATCATATGGTATGTATTGGTCTGTATGAGTGGGCTTGCGGTAGACAGAGGTGGAAAGTTTCCCGCCCTCGTGTCTTTGGACTAGCGTGTCAAGGAATGCTAATTTCCCTCCTTGTTCAGTCTCCAGAGTGAACTGGATGGATGGTTGCTGGCTGTTCATGTATGCGAGTAGGCTGTCTGCTTCGaaattatttacaattatgaaagTGTCATCGACGTATCTATTCCACACCCGTTGGTGGCATGTGGAAGGACACTTGGGCAAAGCGTTCTGTTCAAATCCTTCCATATATAGGTTAACCACAACCGCTGAGACTGGGCTACCCATTGCTGCTCCTTCTGTTTGCTCATAGAGAGAGCCTCTGTACAGGAAATATGTGGATCTGAGGACGAACTCGAGGAGTTCGGCTATTCGGAGCCCACATTATCAGAACGTACCACACTTATGCCTGAACAAATAGCCGAACTCCTCGAGTTCGTCCTCAGATCCACATATTTTCTGTACAGAGGCTCTTTCTATGAGCAAACAGAAGGAGCAGCAATGGGTAGCCCAGTCTCAGCGGTTGTGGCTAACCTATATATGGAAGGATTTGAACAGAACGCTTTGCCCAAGTGTCCTTCCACATGCCGCCCACGGGTGTGGAAGAGATACGTCGATGACActttcataattgtaaataatttCGAAGCAGACAGCCTACTCGCATACATGAACAGCCAGCAACCGTCCATCCAGTTCACTCTGGAGACTGAACAAGGAGGGAAATTAGCATTCCTTGACACGCTAGTCCAAAGACACGAGGGCGGGAAACTTTCCACCTCTGTCTACCGCAAGCCCACTCATACAGACCAATACATACCATATGATTCTCATCACGACAAATCGGTCAAGAAGGGTCTTGTTAAATGTCTGTTCGACAGAGCAGCACGTATTATAACTCACCCGCCTGAACTCCCGAAAGAAAGAGCACACATACGTGGCGCCTTATACAGCAACGGCTACCCACGCCGTTTTATCAAgaacactttcaagaaaaaacaaccACCAAGGGATCAGAAGGTTTTCAAGACTTGTACAGTCTTGCCATACATAGATGGCCTTAGACCCTATCCCTGATCACAGACGTGATGGCGTAGTATACAACATTCCTTGCCAGGGATGTGACGGGTCTTACATCGGAGAGACAGCCCGACCGATAGTTGAACGCATTTCTGAACACAAGCGCGATGTTCGGTTACAGCGAACCGACACATCCGCGgtggcagaacatgcttgggagaagcaacaccacccagattgggagggtgtacattgcattgccaaagaaagacattggtatacacgcaggattaaggaggctattagtatacgtctttgtcctaacaatttcaacagagacagcgggatcgacatccccgatttctggatgcgaaccatccgacagcacaatacccccttacctggcagtgcacgctgacccgatcgttcccggccccaatcgagggaccgctcagctagtcaacccccgcccacgggaaactagcgagcctgccaattttggtctcatttgcatattgccgacccacggcgtatttgcatatacccccggcttatttgcataactcctgaccaatcacacaacggatcagtgcccacctattgttctcgcgtttgtgcgtacggtcttggagactagtataaatagagtacgatatcggacaatctcacttgataaagagttgcagcggcactcgaaagctcgtgaacttgtaagctagtgaacactttttgcgagagtgatcacgaatttcctagaaagccagtgaacactttttgcgagagtgatcacgaatttccttgttgaccatagtagattgcgagacaaatgaataccctctagcgattatttcaatccgcaataatgaacctatttagtattaaagAAACTGTTGTActattaaaatgaatgaaatattaagCTTCTGAATGTAATGTATCTTACATATTAAAACAGAACCTTATAAACTCCTCTGAAGGTGCAAATGCAtgcagttattttttttatttctttttttcagccAGGACGGGTCACAGCCTCACCCAGCTTGGAAATACAACAAATGCAATATTGTTTGGCGGTGTAATATATGAAAGACAAGAAAGAGGATTCACACTTCAATGGGAGAAGTCCTGTCAAGATGGTAGGTTTTATGTTCTTGATATGGAGACGCTTTCATGGAGCCTGATCAAAGTACCATCAACTCAAGCAAGAGCATATCACTCGGCTAACTGTATTGAAAAAGATGGAACATTGGTTCTAGTGATTGTGGGTGGACTCACATTTAATAAGGGAAGCAGCATGATGGCGAAAAACCGAGAACCTATTCATGAGGTTCTGGTTTTGACAATGAACCTTGATTTTGTCAATCCAATCCTACAAACAGTAACATTAGGAGCTGGAAGTGCCCAGACATCACCTGTGTATTTGTCATATCATGCAACATCAGTAGTAGGTAATTCAATATTAGTGTATGGTGGATTTCAACAAGAAAGCAGTGCAGTGAACCAAAACATTGCTTCAACACGGGTGTATCAACTTGACATTGAAAGTCGGCTCTATTGCCTACTCTCTAAAACTGCTAAACATGCAAAGCATTCAGTATTTGCTACAGCAGGTCATACTCTGATCAATACAAATAATGACTTTGTGTGTATTGGAGGTACCTCGaaacaaatatcaattttgtcaGACAGAAACTTTGAAGAAGATAACTGTGACTTAGCAACATGCCATATTCAGGATGCAGAAGATACTGAAATTGGATGGATCCATTGTGAAGCTCCACGATGTGGAAAATGGTTTCATGAATTCTGTTTAGGATTAAAGCGCATTCCAGCCAAATATTACTGTTCGGCATGCAAAAAAATAGGTCATAGAGATGAATGACCAATCCAAATTACCCACATAATTGTTAGATGATAAAAGCAGAACTAAAATCTGAGGATGTGGCAtgttattaaagagaaattccagtagttgcagttaacactgatttcatgagaaagtctgtaaaacaaggcttaattgcaagtatatcatcgaggatctagatctggtacagttacattaactggactttgtgaaatcttgaaatctacgctgaaaaatgttcataccgaaaatccccaacacagataagcgcacgtgggacaatgtataattattgctcagggcgtcgggcccgacgccctacccgaatcccgtgcttatttgctgatttctcagcaattacacaatttcttccagaatcctttggcacatgcgttttatttatacaaacagacactttagtggtcatttcattggattctgtacgaactcattttgatatcgttaccaaaactagcatttacctttaaacacaGTCATTGGCCATGAAATGGTTCATACATTGTATTTTCATTATCCACCATAAAATAGACTTGCCATTTGATTTCAATATATTGCTTTGGATCGATAGCTTATTAGCTTTTACAGCAAGagatttcatgttttgtaaaggTATAAGTTCACCCTAATAAATAGGAACCAAATAGAGaacatcatcaaaatttgttataGGATAATCCTAAGGTTAAGAAATTGGGACATTTCACCTAGTTATGTGTATGGGGTtactttttacaaaaaaagaggTGATGGAGTTACTGAGCGAGGAGATCATACAAAAGTCTGCTTTGgcatatgaaataaaacaatcacGAATAGTTTAGgaaatgccgtagaaataaaatcataatatattttgaaaggagAGCTATTTTGAGAGATATGCttcttttaaaacaatttaatttctaCGGCATTTTCTAAACTATTTGTGATTAtaattaggagtgggctatacatgggtcaaaaatacttttttggaATTTCAATAtgagaacagtttttttttattccttgtaatgtatctcaacatgaaatgacaatatttcttgtctcgggtccgagaaaaaagtgtgccggaccaaaatccaaaatggccgccaaaaccccccaaaatcacagttttggccacaacttctttatttggtggtctttttctttggttttggtatCTATTCATATGTGTTTGTGGGCAGACAATGtgtttttcctatttttagtacttttaaaccattatttgtagagttaaaaggtaattatacctaaattctcaaatttttatagccttttttcagccaaaatgtAGGTTTTTTCCTCCCGGgattcttggatattagatgatatgaggtcaacaatagcaagcagcttcatagcgatatattgcttttattcctctactatgggtttcacggatatttgtgaaatatatcttataagaacaataaaatatgttaattatccatagagtatatacagtatacaatgtacata includes these proteins:
- the LOC121426054 gene encoding uncharacterized protein LOC121426054, with protein sequence MQKQASRPSTCHNSILRCQPPIKVHMCIYACKMDAFSDFDMIVLKASKQNKRNISRKKTQLNIKIGESYPPEGHCSIKDSETEEQVRIFCFGGARRGEDSSWIESSNILEFILKVDDDNAIISSIMPCKTKGGTLPPLQSAAVIEYNGRFLVWGGLDLAHYECRDDLIILEKMEGTSQGRATPSTTFDVTYVQTRKNMVPSRRGAILDEQTGTVPQARTGHSLTQLGNTTNAILFGGVIYERQERGFTLQWEKSCQDGRFYVLDMETLSWSLIKVPSTQARAYHSANCIEKDGTLVLVIVGGLTFNKGSSMMAKNREPIHEVLVLTMNLDFVNPILQTVTLGAGSAQTSPVYLSYHATSVVGNSILVYGGFQQESSAVNQNIASTRVYQLDIESRLYCLLSKTAKHAKHSVFATAGHTLINTNNDFVCIGGTSKQISILSDRNFEEDNCDLATCHIQDAEDTEIGWIHCEAPRCGKWFHEFCLGLKRIPAKYYCSACKKIGHRDE